Proteins from a single region of candidate division WOR-3 bacterium:
- a CDS encoding zinc ribbon domain-containing protein, with amino-acid sequence MRKCPHCGELVHDGQDRCFACGQRVVRVTPRHSGTTNPWVFIAAAMAALAAVIGLVMVLPRQRRHEHIRRNQIEQVRVRDSVRRANVVNTSASQHDQEVAQLNGAISKLELRFKTVQQQVVSETPTPEQQRLITQIGSELVRLRMMVSAMLLAEATKRKAMADSVRLGQRRVRTMISDLTRAPKNH; translated from the coding sequence GTGCGCAAGTGCCCTCACTGCGGTGAGTTGGTTCATGATGGACAGGACCGCTGTTTCGCCTGCGGTCAGCGGGTTGTCCGGGTCACACCACGGCATTCCGGTACAACAAACCCGTGGGTATTCATCGCCGCCGCCATGGCAGCGCTTGCCGCAGTCATTGGCCTGGTTATGGTCCTGCCGCGCCAGCGCAGGCACGAACATATCCGGCGCAACCAGATTGAGCAGGTTAGGGTACGAGACTCGGTTCGCCGTGCAAACGTTGTGAATACCAGTGCCAGTCAGCACGACCAGGAGGTCGCACAGCTGAATGGCGCAATTAGCAAACTGGAGCTACGTTTCAAAACGGTTCAGCAGCAGGTCGTCAGCGAGACCCCGACGCCCGAGCAGCAGAGGCTGATTACGCAAATCGGATCAGAGCTCGTCAGACTCAGAATGATGGTATCAGCCATGCTCCTGGCCGAAGCTACGAAGCGTAAGGCTATGGCCGACTCGGTACGGCTCGGCCAGCGCCGGGTTCGGACAATGATTTCCGACCTTACCCGCGCACCGAAAAACCACTAG